The Carassius carassius chromosome 5, fCarCar2.1, whole genome shotgun sequence DNA window ATGATTCGCATGGTTAAATTTGGCAATGTTTTATGACGGATGCCCTTCCTGACGCAACCCTCTCTATTTATCGGGCTCGGGACCGGCACAGAAGTCACTGGACTGTGACCCCCATGGCTAGATTCTGGCTagtgctgccaggattctgactagaaccagaaaatctgagcatatcacaccagtcctcagtggcttccagttacatttatgattgattttaaagtacttttactcgtatataagtcactaaatgacctaggcccgaaatatatttcagatatgctcactgaatataaacctaacagagcactcagatcactaggatcgagtcagttagaaataccaagggttcacacaaaacaaggggagtccgcctttagttactatgccgcccgcagttggaatccgcttccagaagagatcagatgtgctaaaacactagtcacatttaaatctagacttcattattattttactttcttttatgtaaagcactttgaattaccattgtgtacgaaatgtgctatataaataaacttgccttgcctggTGCGCTAAACATTACACAATTTCAGAAACCAGACTGcaatgagtagatttttttttgcatgccaaaaaatatatatcgCACAGCATGCCATGTGTtctgtagtttttttgtttttgttttttcttttaaatcaaatgtatttagagttgatcaaataaaatcagatttattGGTCACACAATCAAAGTGTTATTTGAGCACAGTTAGGTGGGTTAATTTAGCtctaatgtttttgtttctttttcagtgGACTTCCCACCCTCCATCCGCATGGGCTTGCTTATAAAACTTGCCAATATTGAGTGAGTGCATTTATTATGTTAACTTAAGTAAATCAGTAGAGAAGTATGTACACTGTTCTGTTTATGACTGGTTTGACTACCTAAATACGAATGAAGCAAACTGCATACTTTATCTACAGGAGTTCAACTTTGATTCACTTGATTAATTTTAATATGCATTGGTcattgaaaataattataaatattttataacatatacaatcaaattaattctttaatttagcaaggatgcattcagttggTTAAATGTGAccgcaaagacatttataatattactaaatatttctattccaaataaatgctgttcttttgaacattctgcttaaagaatcctgaaaaaaaaagtatcagaatttgcacacaaatattaagcagcacaactgtttttaatcaCTGGAagtaatcataaatgtttcatgagtagcaaatcagcatattagaattattccTGAAAGATCTTGTCACACTGGAGTGATgatgaattacatttgaaaatctaataaaacaaaaaagaagagagctcttttaaattgtatatttcacaattttagtttttactgtatttcttatcAAATGATTGCAGCCTTGGTGCCACTGAAACCACTGAAAAATTctaccaaccctaaacttttgaacagtagattAAGTTTATTATGTACTTGAGTGAGcttcattttctttcctttttaacCATAAGGTATCATCTGGCCTCCGGAACCAGTGAAAAGATCCAGCTCAGCTCAATGGTTGGAGCTTTCCAGGCTGTTAGAGACATCGTAGTCAGCGATGGATAGACCATTGGTTCACACTTTCAAAAGGGTTATGTAACATAGACCTGTGATGTCATGAGAGGAAGTTGTTTACTTCTTCATATtgttctgtcagaaaaaaaaaaaaactatgtgcaGAACCCTGTAataattttgaaatgtttatttttttaagcttaaaaTAACTCTTGTCTCAGTACTTTGTAAaacaaatgttacattttcaaagtagtttgtaaaaaataaagtatttaaatatttcaagtaTGGTGTCAAGTTTGACCCACAAACATTACTGTTTGCAGTCATCTGCAGTGTTCTTTACAATATAAAGTCTTTTGCTTAGGAATGTTCCTGTAAGTAAGGTATTCCAGGATTTTTGGGGGCAAGGGAAGAGCCTCCACTTGATAGGTTGAAATGGAGAATCTCAGGGCAATCCGACACAGATGCTTAAGGCTCGGAACGAGACAAGGAACTCGCCAGAATTTTACATGTCCATCTCTGCACCTACAATCAAATATAAAGAACTACTTAGTGTTTTTTCTGTATACATTCTAGAGTAAACACTTTCAGTCAAAACTGAATGTGTTCCAACTCGATGATGTGACTTGCAATACCCTGTGGCGATGATGCCCCCGTGTGGATGGAAAGCACAGCACACACCACCGGCTCGGTTGTGATCAGTATCTGCGACCAGTTTATCTCGTTCCACATCCCAAATCCGTAACGCCCTGCAACACAGAACACtgtcatttgaaacaatagagAAAGGTGTGAGGTCACAAGGGTGATGTTTGGTCATGTAGTTCTGAAGAGCTCAGATCTCAAATAGATGGTTCATTGCTCACCTGTAGTCTTTAAAAGCCAGAAGCAGACCAACCGGAGAGAAGCTAAGAGACGTCAGTAGATTGTCACTTCTGTAAGCACACACCTCACAGTCTCTGGAAAGAGaagaaaatatgttttacatCTATTTCCAACATGCAGTATATTGCGACATAGTTCACCCGgaaattttaatttgctgaatATGTACTCCCCTTCAGGCCTGtcgatgtagaggagtttgttttttcataagaacagatttggagaaatttaacattacatcactcgctcaccaatggatcctctgcagggaatgggtgccgtcagaatgagagtcaaaacagctgatcaaaatATCACAAGTCATCCACATCCCTCCAGTCCATCGaaataatgtcttgtgaagtgaaaagctgtgcgtttgttagaaacaaatccTCTATAGTCCTCTATACATAAAATTGCTTCTTCAAGTAAAAAAGCCATCTGAATCATGAATGAAATATGCACAGACCAAGCATTGTTCACAGGCAAAAACAGTCCTAAACAAATaaatcagtggattttgatgtgcaAGTACAATGGATGGAAGAAATGTTATGGATCATggtcttgtatttttattttattttttgtatttaaattgcctagattaaattgttgtttttttttataaacaagaaGCTTTTCACTTAACAATATGTTAATCAtcaattaaagatatttttagTAATTGATTGAACTGATaaccatcaattaacatctggagttgtgtgtattacttgtggattattctgatgtttttatcagctgtttggactctcattctgacggcacccattcactgtagaggatccatttgtgagcgagtgatgtaatgtaaaatttctccaaatccagTAAAGAACAGTCCCGCTGTTCTGAACTTTGTGTCCCAAAAATAAGTAAAACAGCTTTCtctaatttgattaaataataataatcatcatcataattattgtaaactgtaaaaaaaaaaaaaaaaaaaaagattattaatacaaatatgaTATGAGAAAataacatcttggatggccaacATACTCTGCTCTAGTCAGGAGAACAGCTGTATAGGGGTCCCACAGGTCCAGCCACCAGCCTGTGGTCGAATGATATGAAGCGATCGCGAGCAGCGCTCCATCCTGGGAAAAGTCACATGATGCCATGGTGCGCTCGTGGTCATATGTAAGGTGTCTCATGAAGGTGTAGGACCTCAAGCTCCACAAATACACCTTCTGTTGGGAAAACAATATTTAGACGATGTAACACAGTTCAGTAATCACAATCACGACAATCTAAAGAATAGTGCTATTATTTTATCTGCATGGCTCTACAGGATATCCTGTTGCAGTGCAACTGTTCCTGCTGCAGAGACCAAAAGTCTCCCTGATTATATAACTATACCCTTTATATAACTACTAAAAGACATCATAGCAGAGTAACTCACAGAGTCGAGGTTGCAAACTGAGGCGATCACACTGCTGTCAGGTGATATGGAACATCTGAAGACCCAGTAGTCTGGACCCCGCAGCACATGGGGACTGGTGCCTGCAAATATCAGCATTACAATCTTCATAAGTAAAATTTAGGGTCATGAAAACTTATTTTCATCCAATTGCAAAGATGCGTTGCTTCCAAATTAGATGCTCTGACCTTTCTTCGCCAAGTCCCATATCCTTAAAGTTTTGTCTCGGGAGGCTGATACAAGCGTGAGACTTCCATTTGGAGCGAAGACTAAATCCCTAACAGGAGCCTGATGTCCGGTTAGAGTAACCCGCAGATTACCTGAAGACAGAACAGGGATTTACTTACATATTAAACTGTATACTACATGTGTATAACACCATGCTGTTAATGTTTAGACCAGTCTAAGTTCTTGATGGTGAAAATGAGTCTAGAGTTCAGTCTTACCAGTTGAGACGACCCACACTTGGATCACGCCGTTGTTTAGACCAATGGCCAGCAGTAGCTCGTGATCACGTCTGTTCTGATGTAAAGCATCCACTTGGGTAGACATGCATGGTCCAAACGCCAGTGCCCACACCGTTTGCCTGCAGTTAAGTGTCTTCTCTTCACTGCGTCCAGCTTCAGCGCTGCAGATATTACAAAGAGGAATGTAGAAGGTTCAGTTGTGCTTCAGCTTCCTCTATTGTTTCTTTATCGTTCCACATTACCCTGTGATTTTGTTAAAACAAGTACCATGGTAGTAGTACCATGGTACTGTGATATATCccttatacaatatataaaactatttttgttACCACTTTATTTTAAGGGGTCCTTGTTACATAGTATTAGCAAAACATTATTCAGAATTACATACAATAACCCTAAACCAACCCCTTATCCTAATCTATGGTTAAGAAATGTTGTTAataaatattactcagtacttaaatgtatacgAACACTGTAACaaacacactttaaaataaagtttaacccatttttatttttatgttaaaccAGCTATGACCAGACCTGAAGACCTGTTAAATCCAGCCAACAAGGACCggtttcagctgtttttttttcacaagtgaTATTACTTTTTTGTTAGTGTCAGGTTCTCccataatattcattttattttggggttacataaaaatctatattaattaaGCCATTGTGTAATGAACACAGACGCACTCTTCGGATGTCAGCGGCCAGGAGAGGAGTTTGACGAAGCCGTGTCCCATCGACCAGGCAAAATAAGATCCGTCCGGGGAGAAGCGGACGCTCCATGTCTCGCAGCCGGCAGAGCCGTACAGACGCGGGGGATGAGCGGGTTTCAGCTCCGCGATCAGGTCATGCGGTTCTGTCACAATTAAAGACACCTGTCATGTAAAAACAAATGCGCATATCCGGAACTACTCATTTTCTACTAATATGAAAACGTATTTTCCTCTTTTATCAAATGCATATGCTTATATATCGTCTACATAATCTGAATTGCCATACCTTTGACAGCACACCCTCCAAGCGAACTGCACATCTTACCACTAAAATCATGAACGCATAATTTCCCCTCACATCATAGGGATTCATTTCACAAGAGAGCGTGGCCAGATGGGCAAACCACGTGACCCATCATCAAGGGTGTATCTGAGTACAGTACATACTTGGGTGTGTCTACTGTTTATTTACAGTGTTACGGTGTTTTATACTTGTCATTTACATCTCAGGCATCGTGATTTTACAgctttgaatacattttattttacagtgccaTTTAAAGCTAGTTTAAGAATTGTTTTATACATTACTAAAATTTTACAGTATATAGTCATAATTTAAGCACAGCCCCAATGCAAAACACCCAAGATAgtaaaaagtcttgaaaattatttcacaatgcaAAGAAACTGCAATGATACAAAATAGGCTTCACATAATTaagaattttattattatcattattattatcattctgcCACAAAATATTACCCTGACATATTTCGTTGAGATTCACCCATACAATTTTACAGAGAGGATCATTCAAACCAGTTCAAGTAACAATAACATTTCGTAACAGTTCACTGACATACTGTAGCATTATgtagtaaaaattttaatttcatgAATTGAGGCCAGTATGTTAAAAActaatactgaaaataaaaacaggacCTCCAAAATGAGTTTAAGACCTTTAAACTTTACACAGATTGATGGAATATTATACAAGGAAAAtatcacacaaaaacaaataatttagcaGAGTTGACCATTTGGAAGAATCAATTTTTTTCTGTACATTACATTGATGACTAATCATCTTCTATCTGTTTTGCTGGTTCTTAATGTGTTTGATCGTTATGTTGTACCGTACTGTCTGCGTTATCTTCATGATCACctgtaaaataaacacacacttgTTTCAGCAAATCCAAAAGTACAGAAAACCCACAATTTATCATCAATACCAAATACTAAATATTTCTGAGATGAGCATAACtggagaaaatatattcaataggGAATTGTTTTGATAATTATTTGAGATTTCCAGGGTTTTCAACTTTCAATCAAAAGAGGCATTTCTCAAACTTGCCTTACTTTTATTATTTCATCATGATATACATTTTCCCAGTTCCTTTCAAAATAAACTCCTTTTGATACCATATCACAAAAGTCGAAACATATTCGGGACACCGCTGACTTACTGGATGATCTTCTGTGAATCTCTACGAGCGTGGTTGCATGTCCGTTTGACGGCGGAGGGAGTTCAGTTTCAAGGACAATTTCCTCTTCATCTGAATCCACTAAACTCAATACATCCCCCATTTCATCATCTAATTGACTAGAAAGAAAATGTTACAATGCCTCAGCTTCACGGATCCTTACTTACTTGCGCATGTTATAGTATGTTTGAAGACAATAAACTCATATTTTGGAATAATAGTGACATATTACTTTGATTATAAATGAGCTGTGGTCATACTTACCTAAATCCTaaacctgtaaaataaaaaaattaaattaaataaaaattataccaAACTATCTTTATGAAAAGAGTTTTATTTAGGCTTTCAGTATGCAAAAATACTTACCAATACAAATTCTATCCCGCTTTGAATATATTGTTGCACCAATAGTGACACCAATCATCATtataaaaagagaaacaaagacaCCAACCACGGCCCCTTTATTATCTTCAGAAGCTGAGAacaaagaacaaagggaacaagTTCATGTGGCGGATGTTTTGTAATACTTTTGCAAAGGGAGAGGTAATGTCAGAAACTTCTCGTCTGTTCACATTTGTGCATAGCTTTAGCATCGCTAGTGCTTGAACTATCTCCAGATCTGACCTGCGATGGATTTTTGAAAACATGCATTTCATTCTTAAACAACTGAAATCATAAGATTACttcaatgcaaataaaaaaagttaaaaacattcAGGCATCTTGTGACAGTGTGAAAATAAGGAATGGcatattaaaaaaaaggtttaattatCTTCATCCTTTATTCATTTTACTTTGAATTTGAGTtaaaatatgacctggacatgttttaactaggaataaaatattttttgttatatattaaaaaaaaaaaaagaataagaaatatggAGAAACATTCAAGTTTCTAACTTACTCTTCACAGTAAGATACACTTCCAGCTCTTTTGGACCAAGAGGATTTATACTGTAGCAGAAGTAGATCCCTTCATCTTCCTTAGTTACATTGATTATTTTGAGACTGtaggtgttgttgttgttaacagaCACAATATATTTGGAGGTGGTGTTGATGGTTTTGTCGTCCTTTTGCCTCCAGACAGTCTTAGCCGGTGGCAGAGATTCGGACTCAGTACAGCTGAGGGTGACATTGCTGCCCACCAAAGCGCTTACCATGGGATCTCCGATGGGATATGGCTTCTCTGGAAGACACATTTAATATAATGGTTTCAATTTAGTCAATTTAGCCAGAGGTGCAGTGGAAGATGATGAAAATGAGCAAAAACCCGCAGGAATATTCTGGGAATGTTTAAAGATCAAAACTCAAAAGAACTGCACATATAGTGGCTGATTTTAAAAGAGGTTTCCTAGATTTGTTTGGACACAAACACGCAACATTGGTTATTCAAGCAAAAACTGGACTGATAGTGTAAGTTAGAAAAATGTGATTACAAAACAACTGTGGGGTTGGTaagagattttatgtttttaaaagaagtcgtTTATGTTCAAAAATGCTGcctttgatcaaaaacacagaaaaacaaatattattgcattttcaATTAACTGAgttctatttaaatatttataaatgtaatttattcctgtgttgacaaagttgaatttttagtatcattactccattcttcagtgtcatgtgattcttcagaaatcattttaatatgctgatttgctgctgaagaaacatttattatcatcaatgttgaaagaaatagtgctgtctaatatatttttgtggaaactgtgttatcctttttctgaattatttgataaaaaaaaagcactttaattttaaaaacagcatttattttaattgcacaTTTCTGGCAACATCTTAAAATGTCTATTCTGTCATTTTACTGACATGAAAGACCATATTCattacttcttaaaaaaaaacactgagaaagCTAAAACATTACAGAAGGTAAATCTCATTAAAACATGTCTTAAGACAAAAAAATGGTCTTACTGAGCTTAAAGGAGCAGGAATCATTCTTTCCAGTCACATGATGTCCAAAACACTTCACTTCCTCTCCACTATGCAATATAAACCTATTCACATGGACCTCCAAACGCTCTGTCTCCTGGGATGTGGAGTTGACCGTGGGACCCTTGGCTATTACATTTTCTTCAAGGATCTCATGCCAGTCCAGAGTGGGCACAGGGTAACCTCCTTTCCAGCTACATATAAACAAGACATCCAATGTCTCGTTATCCATCTCCCAACTGCACTCTGGACGACTCTCTGGAGCATCTGAAAAAGACGTAAGACACAATTAAAGCATGCAGTATATAACACAcatctaataaaaacaaacaaaatccaCACAGATAATGCTACAATTGACCAGGTAAACTGAAACTAACTCCTAATGTTGCTTCAAAGAATCATTTATGAGCTTACATttccaatcatttttttttaaatgatgtaaacGTGTGTCTTACAGTAAACTAGCACCTCCTGTCTCTTCTTCACAGTTTTCTTGGAGAGTGTATTCTGGGATGTACAGGTGTACATCCCTTGATTTCTTGGTTGGATTTTTGTTATGGAGAACTCAAGGAAGGATTTGTTCCCAGATGCCTTGTCATAACTGTCCAGCGCCAAATCTTCAACAGTCCATGTCAAATTTTGTGAGGGAAAAGACTCACTGGAGCAGTTAAAAATCACATTTGAGTCGTTTTTGACATATAACGTTCCATTCTGTAAGAGAGTTGCTGGTTGTATGGCCAGTGAGACGTTAGTTGGACCCtctgaaatataatacaaatgtacgaacaataattattaatatgaCTGTCATTTCAACAAAATCATCTAAAACGTTTCTTTAGTACTTCAGAATGAATGAACAACAGATTACTTACATGTTACATATCAAACGAACATTTTGACATTCAATTACACATATACAGTGACTACCATACAAACCTTTGGGGACAGTAAGATTTTAAAGAAGGCTTTTGCTCATCAACGCTgggtttatttattaaaaatacagtaaaaatattagaattttaaataaacattttctattttaatatattttaaatgtaatttacttcCGTGatggccaagctgaattttcagcatcattactccattcttcagtgtcacatgatccttcagaaatcattttaatgtgctgatttgctgctcaggaaacatttctgatttttatcaatgttgaaaacggttgtacCTGCCTCATATTTTAGTGGTAAATGTCATACATTCCTTTGATGCAAGAAGggttaaaaaagcatttaattgAAATGGATTTTTCTTCAcgatcacttttgattaatttaaagagtccttgctaaataaatatatttgttttatttcaaaaaccttcctgaccccaaacttttgacttttttgactttttaactttttttaaaatgttaaagagGAAGTACTTTGTAATTTGGTTAGTCGTTATGCATGGTGTCTATCCTACACATTCTCAGTCACATGGTTTTCTAGGTTCATGCATTGCAGTTAAACCAGAAAAACCTGTTTGAAGTCAGACTCCCGATCTCACAGAAACCGGAGACATCTATTGCATATCAAAGCTTTCCAAGTACGATTTAGATATCCATAGCACCATACCGGCAACTCGAAGCAGGATGTTTGAGAGAGTTAGCCATGAGATGCCATCCTTTGTTTGGGATTCACATTCATACTGGCCTTCATCTATATACTGAAGCCCACTGATCCAAAGAGAGCCATTGTTTGAAATGGAAAGATGCTCTGATGGCTTCGAGGAGTTTTGGGTTACAACAACAGTCCCATTTATCTTCCAGCGATAAAGTGAAGACGCATTAACTGGCTGGTCAAGACACTGTAGTGTAGTATTCTCCCCCTTCTCTCCAATCACATACCGCTGCACCTGCTCCTCTGAAACTACAGGAAGAAGAACAGAGGAATGTGGTTTAAAGCAGTACTGAGAtcacttacaaacatgcagcaaaAGTACTgtggtaataccatgttttttgaATACGGTGCAATTGTAAATCCTTGGTATTAGATCTTGAAGTATTATGTCAATATCATTCTGTACAATGGTTTCACTTACAAAAAAAGTACTATCGAACTTTCATGGGGTTTGAACATGTACCATGGTATGTTTGAAAATTCCCTGGAGCACCATGTAGAATAAACACTATAGGAAATGACTATGAAGTATCTCTATAAAATACATAGGAACAGCTCAGCATAACATCTCATATTAAAGTGAAACCAGAATAGATTTTCGTGTCAACTCACCTGTTTGATGCGACAGAAGAAGCAGATGTAGAACTATTGCAGATATGATCATTTTAAGATTGTGAGGATATCCCATCAGATTAtaggataaaatatattttccttgGCAAGTTCGCTTGCTTCCCTTTGTTTCCCGGCAAACGCATCAAACCCTTTTCTATGAATTAAACAAATAACCGGAAATTATTAAGATAAAATCGCGACCGTACCAAACTCGCTTTGGGCTTCGAATCCTGTATATTTTGTGTCACTTTCGATTCATTTCTATCTTCAACCTGTTTACTTGCTTGCTTTCCCGGAAACTTTAAACATTTCTGTTTGACCACACCCTTCACCTGCGCTCTTAAAGAGGAGACACCCTTCgatgcagactgtagcgcggtgacgtcacgtacgtacgtcatgtaggtacgtcacgtatgtgtttaccgcgcatgcgcttgtaatttgcattgcgtgatgacgttagttgttttcgcgtcgtgcgtgcattaaaacgatgcgcatacttaaaagaaaactctattaaaatgttaaagtattaaagaacattacggTGTAAAAAAAGACGGGGAAAACAACcgtgtttaaccatgtttcatttgaggtaaaattatacggaattaaagttgattctgtaatatctgtgtaacTTAGTATCTTACAatgtattaccattctgttgcactttacttcactgtgcatattgtaatattacacttcaatggcaccttatatttcttattttgccaGTCAAAATTACAgcagataaagtacagtcgtcggctctaatagtgcagatggtaaaacgtgtgttgttcacaatatgatgcaatcgatccggtccGAATATGCCTTTTTTCCataccttttcaaatttcaaatcacatcagaaaagcatttattttaaataaaaacgaaggaaataatgaaacagttttgagggagggctttattgtcctaatatgctggcatccatttaataatttgaattcaaATTATAATTTACCCTCagtcattattgcatactgttttataatgtactacaatactgaagtgcaaataattgccactatttgcaataagtaatataaatagcagaaaatcctgctattttaacatagtgtaaatagaatctatagccatttgctctaagtgtaaatagccactgcctttcttattttaatctttcctttgctatggttcttgtttatctattttttaactagaaattttgacatttttcttttgctttggcaattctgcatgtg harbors:
- the wsb2 gene encoding WD repeat and SOCS box-containing protein 2 isoform X1, translating into MCSSLGGCAVKEPHDLIAELKPAHPPRLYGSAGCETWSVRFSPDGSYFAWSMGHGFVKLLSWPLTSEDAEAGRSEEKTLNCRQTVWALAFGPCMSTQVDALHQNRRDHELLLAIGLNNGVIQVWVVSTGNLRVTLTGHQAPVRDLVFAPNGSLTLVSASRDKTLRIWDLAKKGTSPHVLRGPDYWVFRCSISPDSSVIASVCNLDSKVYLWSLRSYTFMRHLTYDHERTMASCDFSQDGALLAIASYHSTTGWWLDLWDPYTAVLLTRAEDCEVCAYRSDNLLTSLSFSPVGLLLAFKDYRALRIWDVERDKLVADTDHNRAGGVCCAFHPHGGIIATGCRDGHVKFWRVPCLVPSLKHLCRIALRFSISTYQVEALPLPPKILEYLTYRNIPKQKTLYCKEHCR
- the wsb2 gene encoding WD repeat and SOCS box-containing protein 2 isoform X2 — its product is MCSSLGGCAVKEPHDLIAELKPAHPPRLYGSAGCETWSVRFSPDGSYFAWSMGHGFVKLLSWPLTSEDAEAGRSEEKTLNCRQTVWALAFGPCMSTQVDALHQNRRDHELLLAIGLNNGVIQVWVVSTGNLRVTLTGHQAPVRDLVFAPNGSLTLVSASRDKTLRIWDLAKKGTSPHVLRGPDYWVFRCSISPDSSVIASVCNLDSKVYLWSLRSYTFMRHLTYDHERTMASCDFSQDGALLAIASYHSTTGWWLDLWDPYTAVLLTRAEDCEVCAYRSDNLLTSLSFSPVGLLLAFKDYRALRIWDVERDKLVADTDHNRAGGVCCAFHPHGGIIATGSLYLIVGAEMDM
- the vsig10 gene encoding V-set and immunoglobulin domain-containing protein 10, producing the protein MGYPHNLKMIISAIVLHLLLLSHQTVSEEQVQRYVIGEKGENTTLQCLDQPVNASSLYRWKINGTVVVTQNSSKPSEHLSISNNGSLWISGLQYIDEGQYECESQTKDGISWLTLSNILLRVAEGPTNVSLAIQPATLLQNGTLYVKNDSNVIFNCSSESFPSQNLTWTVEDLALDSYDKASGNKSFLEFSITKIQPRNQGMYTCTSQNTLSKKTVKKRQEVLVYYAPESRPECSWEMDNETLDVLFICSWKGGYPVPTLDWHEILEENVIAKGPTVNSTSQETERLEVHVNRFILHSGEEVKCFGHHVTGKNDSCSFKLKKPYPIGDPMVSALVGSNVTLSCTESESLPPAKTVWRQKDDKTINTTSKYIVSVNNNNTYSLKIINVTKEDEGIYFCYSINPLGPKELEVYLTVKTSEDNKGAVVGVFVSLFIMMIGVTIGATIYSKRDRICIGLGFSQLDDEMGDVLSLVDSDEEEIVLETELPPPSNGHATTLVEIHRRSSSDHEDNADSTVQHNDQTH